The window CTGGGGCTGGATGACGAGGCGGCGTTTCACCTCAAGCGTTACCGCGCTGCGTACCCGGCGGACTATGCGCGCTGGCGGGAGCAGGGGCGGCGGCTTTCGTCACATCTGAAGCCCTGACCGGATGTGCTGCGCACGGCCGCAGCGCGCTCAGGCCAGCCGCAAGAACTGGCTGACCAAAGGCAGGTATTCCCCATAGTTGCCCAGCGCATGGTCACCCCCCTCCAGCACCACCTGCTGCGCTTGGGGGTAGCGCCCCACCATCTCGCGCCAGTCCAGCACTTCGTCGCCCTTGGCGATGATGGCGAGTTCCGGCGCAGCGGGCGGGCGGCCCCGCATGTCCAGGGCCTGCAGCTCCGCGATGTACTCCGGTAAAAAGTAAAACCGCTCGTTCGGGTTGTGCCAGGTGGTCTGCTCGCCGATGTAGCGGGCCAGGTCGCGCGCCGGGTCCACGGCGGGGTTGAGCATCACGCTAGGGCAGCCCGCGTGCTGGGCCACCCAGCTGGCGTAGAAGCCGCCGAGCGACGAACCGATCACGGCCATGGAGTTGCGGGGCCAATCGGCAATGCCCTGTGCCACCTGCGCCATGGCGGCCCGGGGCGATGGTGGCAACTGGGGGCACCAGACGGTGACGGAGGGGTGGTGCGCTGCCAGATGGGCGGCCGTCTGGCGGGCCTTGGCGGAGGAGGGGGATGAACGAAAGCCGTGCAGGTACAGCAGGTGGGTGGTGGTCATGGGCAGAAAGTGATCGGGGCAGGGGAATCACTGCTTTTACCGGGCTGGCGCAGGCATAAGATGTGGGTACCGGGGCGCCACACCGTGCGGCGCCTGTTTTGCTACCCCGCACCATGACCGATTTTGCCCCGCTTTCCACTGCCAGACGATGGGCGCTCGGATCAGGCGACAAGCCGCCTGCCTCGCTGGGCCGGTTTGAGCTGAAGAAGCAACTGGGCAGGGGGGCACAGGCCACCGTGTGGCTGGCGCTGGATCCGCGCCTGCAGCGCGAGGTGGCCATCAAGCTCATGCGCCCCATGCAGGACCAGGACCCGTCGGTGCTGGAACAGTGGCTGCGCGAGGCGCGCCATGTGGGGCGCCTGGCCCATCCCTACATCGTGCCGGTGTTCGAGGCCGACGTGCAGGGCGCGCAACCCTACATCGTTTTTGAGTACGTGCCGGGCCTCACACTGGCCGAGCACCTGGCCCAGCAAGGGCGTTGCACACCGCACGACGCCGTGGCCCTCATGGTGGATGTGCTCGATGGCCTGCATGCCGCCCACCAGTCGGGCATCGTGCACCGGGATCTCAAGCCGTCGAACATCATGATTGACGCCCATCGCCACGCCCGGGTGATGGACTTTGGCCTGGCCGCCCCTGTGCATGCCGGCCCGGACGCCCAACTGGCCAGCGGCACGCCTGCCTACATGGCGCCTGAGGCAGCGGCCGGCGCCGCGCCCACCCCCGCCATGGACGTGTATTCCGCCGCACTGGTGCTCGTCGAGATGCTCACGGGGCGCCCTCTCATCCACCAGAAGGACACCTGGCAGGCGCTGTACCGCATTGCCAATGACACCCTGGTGTTGCCCGCTGACCTGGGGCCCGGGGTGGACGACGGCCTGCGTGCCATCCTGCAGCGCGCCATGGCGCGTGAACCTGCGCAGCGCTACGCCACGGCGGCAGACTTTCGGGATGCGCTGCGTGCCTGGGCGGCACCGGCCAGTGCACCCACAGCCTCCAGCAATGCCACGCTCGATTTTTTGCTCCGGCGCATGCGGCACAAGAGCGACTTCCCGGCGCTGTCGGACTCGGTGGCGCGCATCCAGCGCGTGGCCAATTCGGAAGATGACAGCATCAGCGACCTGACCCACGAAATCCTGAAGGACGTGGCGCTCACCAACAAGCTGCTGCGCCTTGTCAACAGCGTGCATTACGCCCACGCCAGCCGGGGCACCATCAGTACCGTCTCGCGTGCGGTGAGCCTGGTGGGCTTCAATGCGGTGCGCAACATGGCGCTGAGCTTGGTGCTGCTGGACCACATGCAGGACAAGGCCCACGCCAGCCAGATGCGCGAGGAATTCCTGCGCGCCATGATGGCCGGCTCGGTGGCCGCCGAGCTGTGCAGCACCAGCCAGGCGGCCGAAGAGGCCTTCATCGGCGCGATGTTCCAGAACCTGGGGCGCATGCTGTGCGAGTTCTACTTTCCGGAGGAAGCCCGGCAGGTGCGCAGCCTGGTGGCCTCGGGGCGCATGGAGGGCAGGGAAGAGGCTGCTTCCGTGCAGGTGCTGGGCCTGGGGTTTGAGGACCTGGGGGTGGGCGTGGCACGCGTCTGGGGCCTGCCTGAGAGTTTGCAGCGCTGCATGCGCAAGCCGCTGGGCTCGCCCACGCAGCGCTCGCCTGAACAGGGCGTGGAGCGACTGCGTTGGGCCGCCCTGGCTGCCAACGAGGTGGCCACTACCCTGCTGTTTTGCGAACCCGCCCAACTGGAGGGGCAGTTGAGCCAGGTTGGCACGCGCTACGCACGCACGCTGGCGCTGTCAGCCGAGGCCATTGCCGACGCCGCGCTGCGAGCGCGCCACAAACTGGTGGCACTGGCCGAGGCGCTGGACCTGCGTGTGGCGCCCGACACCCCGGCGGCCCGCCTGCTCAAGCTGCCATCGGCTGCCGCGGCGCAGGCCGCACCCGATGACGCCCTGGGCGCCCACGAGTTGCGGGTGACGGAAACACAGCCCCTGCCCGCTGTGCTCGAATCCCAGGCGGGTGGGGCAGTGTCTGTGGCGCAGGTCAATGAAGTGCTGGCTGCGGGCATCCAGGACATCACCAACGCGATGGTGGAGAGTTTTCAGCTCAACGATGTGCTGCGAATGATCCTGGAGACCATGTTCCGTGCCCTGGGTTTTCGGCGCATGGTGTTTTGCCTGCGCGAGGCCCGCACCGACATGTTGACCGGCCGCTTTGGCCTGGGTGAGGGCAGCGAGGTGGCCGTGCGGTCTCTCAAGGTGCCCCTCAAGGCGCAAGGTGACCTGTTTGCCGCCGTGTGCCTGCGCGGCGCCGACACGCTGATCAACGACGCCACCGAGCCCCGCATGCAGGCGCGGCTGCCCGATTGGTACCGCAAGGGCATCAATGCGCCGTCGTTTCTGCTGCTGCCGCTGCAGATCAAGGGGCAGCCCTTTGCCCTCATCTACGCCGACCAGGCGACGGCGGGCGGCATTGTGGTGGATGACAAGGCCCTGGGCCTGCTGCGTACCCTGCGCAACCAGGCGGTGATGGCCTTCCGGCAGGCGGGGTGACGCGGTGGCATCCACCCGATAATCGGGGGATGGCCGTTGTTTTTGAAAAGCCCACGCTCGTTCAGCGTCTGGTGCCCCTGTTTCGGGGTTTTGACCTTCCGCTCCTGTTGCTGGTGTTGCTGCTGGCCTGTGCGGGGTTGCTGGCCATGTATTCGTCTGGCTATGACCACGGCACGCGGTTTGTGGACCATGGGCGCAACATGCTGATCGCGGGGGCCATCCTGTTCATGGTGGCCCAGGTGCCGCCCCAGAAAATCATGGCCTGCGCCGTGCCGCTGTACCTGACCGGGGTGGCCCTGCTGGTGGCGGTGGCGCTGTTTGGCATCACCAAAAAAGGCGCCACGCGCTGGATCAACGTGGGCATCGTCATCCAGCCCAGTGAAATCCTCAAGATTGCCATGCCGCTGATGCTGGCCTGGTGGTTCCAGAAGCGCGAGGGCA of the Acidovorax sp. 107 genome contains:
- a CDS encoding YqiA/YcfP family alpha/beta fold hydrolase, with translation MTTTHLLYLHGFRSSPSSAKARQTAAHLAAHHPSVTVWCPQLPPSPRAAMAQVAQGIADWPRNSMAVIGSSLGGFYASWVAQHAGCPSVMLNPAVDPARDLARYIGEQTTWHNPNERFYFLPEYIAELQALDMRGRPPAAPELAIIAKGDEVLDWREMVGRYPQAQQVVLEGGDHALGNYGEYLPLVSQFLRLA
- a CDS encoding serine/threonine protein kinase, yielding MTDFAPLSTARRWALGSGDKPPASLGRFELKKQLGRGAQATVWLALDPRLQREVAIKLMRPMQDQDPSVLEQWLREARHVGRLAHPYIVPVFEADVQGAQPYIVFEYVPGLTLAEHLAQQGRCTPHDAVALMVDVLDGLHAAHQSGIVHRDLKPSNIMIDAHRHARVMDFGLAAPVHAGPDAQLASGTPAYMAPEAAAGAAPTPAMDVYSAALVLVEMLTGRPLIHQKDTWQALYRIANDTLVLPADLGPGVDDGLRAILQRAMAREPAQRYATAADFRDALRAWAAPASAPTASSNATLDFLLRRMRHKSDFPALSDSVARIQRVANSEDDSISDLTHEILKDVALTNKLLRLVNSVHYAHASRGTISTVSRAVSLVGFNAVRNMALSLVLLDHMQDKAHASQMREEFLRAMMAGSVAAELCSTSQAAEEAFIGAMFQNLGRMLCEFYFPEEARQVRSLVASGRMEGREEAASVQVLGLGFEDLGVGVARVWGLPESLQRCMRKPLGSPTQRSPEQGVERLRWAALAANEVATTLLFCEPAQLEGQLSQVGTRYARTLALSAEAIADAALRARHKLVALAEALDLRVAPDTPAARLLKLPSAAAAQAAPDDALGAHELRVTETQPLPAVLESQAGGAVSVAQVNEVLAAGIQDITNAMVESFQLNDVLRMILETMFRALGFRRMVFCLREARTDMLTGRFGLGEGSEVAVRSLKVPLKAQGDLFAAVCLRGADTLINDATEPRMQARLPDWYRKGINAPSFLLLPLQIKGQPFALIYADQATAGGIVVDDKALGLLRTLRNQAVMAFRQAG